The DNA region ATCTCTCAGGACAGGAATTAATTTATCTTGTTATGGAATTGATTGATTTAGCACCAGATTTGGTGATTGTGTATAACGGCTGGAATGATTTTTATGACCATATTAAGTGCCAGAGAAAAAATGGTTTATTTGGTTTTAATAATACCTTTTTTGAAATAGAAAAAAGATTGCTCAAAAATTTTAAGTCTGAAAATAATGTAATATCCGCTTTTTGTCATTTTTTTAAATACTTAATTAATAATACCGAACTGGCAAAAAATATTCTACCGCGAATTGTAAAAGGTCCCAAACCGGAATTTATAACTCGGGAATATATTGATGCGTTTGTTAAAAATTATGGAAATAATATAGAAAAGATGAGCCGATTTTCACACGGTTACAGTGTAGAGTTTGTAGTCGCTTTTCAACCTGAATTGTATTCCAAAAATAAAAAAATGTGGACGAATGAAGAAATAAATATAGATATATCAATTCAAAAAGGCGATCCAGAGTATCGTAATGCAGTAAAAATGATTTATCCACTATTAGCACAAAAGGCGAAAGAAATATGCAGAAAAACTGGCAGTGATTTTTTGGATTTAAGAAAGATATTTGACACCGAAAAACAGTGGGTATTTGCTGATTTCGTACATACTAATGACAACGGAAATGAAATTATTGCTAAAACTTTATATGATCATTTAATCTCAAAATATAAAAATAAACTATAAAAAAGAGGAAATAGCAAAATGGGTAAAACACTTAAAATAATTGTTTCTGTATCGCTGGTTTTATTGGCTGTTTTGTTTCTTATCACAAAAGTTATAGAATATGATGTATGGCTCCATTTATCGTCGGGAAAATATATCTGTGCGAATTTTAAGGTGCCACATCTTGACCCGTTTTCTTATACTGCCTCACACCGCGAATATGTGGATTCACACTGGCTATATCAGGTTTTTCTGTATCTTTTTTACAAACTTGCGGGTTTCTTTGGATTGTTTTTGTATCAGTTACTCATAATCGGGACAATTTTTTATATTCTATTCCGAATGGTTAAAAAATCAAACTTTTATGTTATGAACGCCTGTATTTTACTGACTTTACTCATTGCTAATAACAGGTTTTTATACAGACCTGAAATGTTCTCGTATCTGTTTGCAGTATTGTTTATCTTGATTTTAGATAAATGTAGTAGCACGCCCTTGGCGTGCATTACCGTTAATGGAAGCAACCCAAGGGGTTGCAACTACAAAAGTATTTTTCTACTACCAGCACTACAAATCCTGTGGGTAAACACACACGGGTTTTTCATTTTCGGACCGATTATTATTGGTTGTTATTTTATTGGTGAACTAATACAAGGTAGACGGCACTTAAGTGCCGTCTACCCAATTTTATTGATATTATCTGTTCTGGCTTGTTTTATAAACCCATATGGATACAAACTTGTTGCTTATCCATTTTTATTACTTACTGAAATAGGCAGTAAAGCATCGCCTTATATGAAAACTATAACTGAATTAACGCCTATATTATTCACAGAAAAAGGGAATTATCGGACAGTCGCATATTTTATTTTAATAGCAGTTTCTTTTGCCAGTTTTTTTGTGGCCAAAAAGTTCAATTTTTCAAGATTTTTTGTGTTTCTTTTATTTGTATATCTCAGCTGGATTACAGAACGAAATATCGTATTTTTTGCTTTCGTTAGTTCGCTGATAACAATACTTAATTTTACAGAGATAAAAGATATTAAGATTCTTAGAGGTAATCGGCAATTAATTGCCGACTACATTTATCCTGTTTTGATGATTATTGTTTCTGTTTTTGTATCTGTTGGTGTTATCACAAACAGATATTACAGGCAGGAAAAAACAATGCAGCAGTTCGGTATCGGTATGGTGAATATTCTATTCCCGGTAAATGCAGTGGAATTTATCAAAACCAATAATATTACTGGCAACATTTTCAACGATGCGCTTATTGGCGGTTATTTTATATGGAATTGCTGGCCTGAAAGGAAGTGTTTTGTTGACGGTAAAATGGAAATTTATGGCGAAGAATTTCTTCAAGGATACAAAAATACGATTGATAATCCGAATGTGTATTGGCAGAAAATCGCTGACAAATACAAAATTGATTATGTTCTTTTGCATCCGTTATCTCCGCATTCAAAAAATATTATGAAATATCTATATAAGAACAATCCTGAATCAAGTTCAGGATGGCAACTTGTATTTTTTGATGAGTCGGGGATTGTTTTTGTCAAAGGTAGTCGGCGTTTAAACGCCGACTACATAATTAAAGAACCATCCCTCGGCAGTTATTCAAAACTGAATAAAAGCATTGCACTTTTTTCATATGCTAACTTTTACTTTTTTACAGAGCAATACCAAAAAGCACAGAATTATTATATGGAAGTTCTAAAGTATGAGCCGAATCGTGTTGAAGCGTATATCAATTTAGGCGCTATGTTTTTAATGCAAAAAAAATATGAACAGGCTAAGGGTTGTTACCTCGCTGCAATAAGAATAACAAGAAAATATGCAGAACCCTATTACGGACTTGCTATGGTTGATGTCGAAAAAGGTAAATATAAATCAGCATTGGAAATTCTGCATATCGCATTAAGAAAAAAACCTGTTTTCTTAGAAGCACAGTTTTTACTCTGTTATGTTTATCTGAAATTATGGCAGTTTGATAATGTTATAAATGAATGCAACCGAATACTAACACGCACACCATCAGACGAAAAAATATACAACCTTTTAGGTACTGCGTATTTTTATAAAAAAGAATACGATAATGCCACGGAATATTATAAAAAAGCACTGGAAATCAATCCTGATTTTGATGAAGCACGACATAATTATGAAGCATGTTTAGATAAAATGAGAGAAAAATGAAAAGATTGGTTGTGTTATTGCTTATTATCCATTTCTGTGTAATTATTTCTGCATCCTGGGAAAAAAGTGCTATATATGATGAAGCGTTAAATATATCGGCAGGATACATTCATCTTAAAACCGGAAATTTTCAGATAAACAATGAACATCTTACTTTTTGGAAAATGTTTACCTCATTCCCATTGTTATTTTTCAAGTTAACCATACCTAATGGCCTTAAAGCATATCAATATGAGATAGCGGATAAATTCCTTTATGAAAACATAATCCCGGCAGATACTATATTACATATTTCAAGAATAGTAACTGCATCAGGAGCAATTGTTTTAGGTTTTATTATATTTAAATGGTCATTTGAGTTGTGGGGGACAGCATCTGCTTTCTTAAGTTTGGTTTTATATCTTTTGTGTCCCAATATAACGGCATTTGCCGGTTTTGTAAATACCGATTTTGGTTTGACTGTTTTAATTTTTTTATCCATATACGCCTTTTGGCAATACTTAAAGTTTCCTACTACCAAAATTCTTGTAATTACCGGCATATTTTTTGGTTTAGCCCAGTCAACAAAAATAACAGCACTTTTGCTGTATCCGGTTTTCTTAATCCTTGCTGTGTATTACTGGCATAATATGAGAAAAGAACAAAATCTTAGAAACATCATTAAATCGGTTTTTGTTGTATTCATTATTGGATTTACTATTCTTTTTATAACTTACTTATTTTATGGACTGCTGAATTATTTTTATGGCATAAAACAGATTTTTGATATAACAAAAACCGGGGGCAATGTCTTTATAAATGGTAAGGTGTATCCATATGGAAGATGGTATTTTTATTTGTTTGTATTTTTAGTAAAAAATACGACTCCATTTTTAGTGTTGCTTTTCGGAATGATATTTCTGTTTATTTTGAAGAAAAATCCTCAAACAAAATTTAAAGCAATCTTTTTACTTATACTACCTGTTACTCTGTTTGTTGTTTCATCTTTTGCCAGACGTCAAATGGGCATAAGATACATTCTTCCCGTATATCCTTTTCTTTTCGTCGCCGCCGGATCAATACTCATGAATTTTGATATTAAAAAAGCGGGGATGATTATTCCTTTGATTTTGTGGATGCTTGTCAATAATGCAAGAGTTTATCCGCATTATCTAACATTTTTTAATGAACTGGTAGGTGGATCTAAGAAGGGGTATAGATGCCTTGTTTACGATTTGGATGCAGGGCAGGATTTAAAAGGACTTAAAAAGTTTTTAAAACCCGGCGATGAGGTTGTTTTATCATATTCCGGCTGTGCAAGACCGGAGTATTATGGAATTGACTGCCAGTATGCGGGCGCGGCATCCGACATCCGGTTAAACCGCAAAGTTGAAAAAATAAATTCATTGAATCCT from Elusimicrobiota bacterium includes:
- a CDS encoding SGNH/GDSL hydrolase family protein — its product is MTNSKKILIILGSVIVICLFLELILKINKIFQKKDKSINYNMLATTSNGLPLTTKKVGIRLLLNPFMVYKNMPKGHRLSPKNSIIPKINSLGFRGEKEVSKKKHSDSFRIIVIGGSAAFGEGASSDNTTWEYILENKLNNRKNLLKKVEILNAGVIGYLSGQELIYLVMELIDLAPDLVIVYNGWNDFYDHIKCQRKNGLFGFNNTFFEIEKRLLKNFKSENNVISAFCHFFKYLINNTELAKNILPRIVKGPKPEFITREYIDAFVKNYGNNIEKMSRFSHGYSVEFVVAFQPELYSKNKKMWTNEEINIDISIQKGDPEYRNAVKMIYPLLAQKAKEICRKTGSDFLDLRKIFDTEKQWVFADFVHTNDNGNEIIAKTLYDHLISKYKNKL
- a CDS encoding tetratricopeptide repeat protein — encoded protein: MKRLVVLLLIIHFCVIISASWEKSAIYDEALNISAGYIHLKTGNFQINNEHLTFWKMFTSFPLLFFKLTIPNGLKAYQYEIADKFLYENIIPADTILHISRIVTASGAIVLGFIIFKWSFELWGTASAFLSLVLYLLCPNITAFAGFVNTDFGLTVLIFLSIYAFWQYLKFPTTKILVITGIFFGLAQSTKITALLLYPVFLILAVYYWHNMRKEQNLRNIIKSVFVVFIIGFTILFITYLFYGLLNYFYGIKQIFDITKTGGNVFINGKVYPYGRWYFYLFVFLVKNTTPFLVLLFGMIFLFILKKNPQTKFKAIFLLILPVTLFVVSSFARRQMGIRYILPVYPFLFVAAGSILMNFDIKKAGMIIPLILWMLVNNARVYPHYLTFFNELVGGSKKGYRCLVYDLDAGQDLKGLKKFLKPGDEVVLSYSGCARPEYYGIDCQYAGAASDIRLNRKVEKINSLNPKRELLAVSALFLQMARTDRGFVYSWLREYQPIDIIGNTILVYDITADINAHKNLGYTYMGLGEFANAEREWQRILIIEPRNLESHYQLARIYDYRQLYEKAIKECKLVLDKDKNSYMTYGLLGQIYMKQGKLKESKNCFKKALQINPDYPEAKRNLNACLDIMKEK
- a CDS encoding tetratricopeptide repeat protein, whose translation is MGKTLKIIVSVSLVLLAVLFLITKVIEYDVWLHLSSGKYICANFKVPHLDPFSYTASHREYVDSHWLYQVFLYLFYKLAGFFGLFLYQLLIIGTIFYILFRMVKKSNFYVMNACILLTLLIANNRFLYRPEMFSYLFAVLFILILDKCSSTPLACITVNGSNPRGCNYKSIFLLPALQILWVNTHGFFIFGPIIIGCYFIGELIQGRRHLSAVYPILLILSVLACFINPYGYKLVAYPFLLLTEIGSKASPYMKTITELTPILFTEKGNYRTVAYFILIAVSFASFFVAKKFNFSRFFVFLLFVYLSWITERNIVFFAFVSSLITILNFTEIKDIKILRGNRQLIADYIYPVLMIIVSVFVSVGVITNRYYRQEKTMQQFGIGMVNILFPVNAVEFIKTNNITGNIFNDALIGGYFIWNCWPERKCFVDGKMEIYGEEFLQGYKNTIDNPNVYWQKIADKYKIDYVLLHPLSPHSKNIMKYLYKNNPESSSGWQLVFFDESGIVFVKGSRRLNADYIIKEPSLGSYSKLNKSIALFSYANFYFFTEQYQKAQNYYMEVLKYEPNRVEAYINLGAMFLMQKKYEQAKGCYLAAIRITRKYAEPYYGLAMVDVEKGKYKSALEILHIALRKKPVFLEAQFLLCYVYLKLWQFDNVINECNRILTRTPSDEKIYNLLGTAYFYKKEYDNATEYYKKALEINPDFDEARHNYEACLDKMREK